Proteins encoded together in one Impatiens glandulifera chromosome 1, dImpGla2.1, whole genome shotgun sequence window:
- the LOC124945875 gene encoding plant UBX domain-containing protein 10-like isoform X2 has protein sequence MANPVPSINGIVRRMVNIPRTLLGEMSRMMDDLMGTQGQWRTNQFIQPNSSNVLPFQHPSLAPVSEQWDFLTTFEQQYGTFHPFFYACKFHNVLKMAQDEQRLIFIYLHSPDHHHSFATNFCRQTLCHELAVEFLDANFISWGGIASRGEGYHLATILKPVSFPFCAVVAPCGDNLEIERPVSPYELVEILQGTLEDQGLAFGSDRAKKEEEKRRVDKRLREEQDIAYLAALRIDEEKDKGKLNNHQEKLKQKTIFSSNSPNNSQTGNKGSIGQSTKILIRFPNGDRREKSFMSTDKIEAIFEYIDSLGLHGIGKYRLISSFPKKVYGVEQMGMTLKEAALIPQASLFFEFL, from the exons ATGGCCAACCCCGTCCCTTCCATAAACGGGATAGTTCGTCGAATGGTGAACATCCCAAGAACTCTTTTAGGAGAAATGTCAAGAATGATGGATGATCTCATGGGAACACAAGGCCAGTGGAGAACAAACCAATTCATCCAACCAAATTCCTCTAATGTATTACCATTTCAACATCCTTCTCTAGCCCCGGTTTCAGAGCAATGGGATTTTCTAACCACATTTGAGCAACAATATGGAACCTTCCATCCTTTCTTTTACGCGTGCAAGTTTCATAATGTTCTAAAGATGGCTCAAGACGAACAACGATTGATTTTTATATACCTTCACTCGCCCGATCATCATCACTCTTTCGCTACAAATTTCTGTAGGCAGACTTTATGTCATGAGTTGGCGGTTGAGTTTCTTGACGCAAACTTTATCTCATGGGGCGGGATTGCTAGTCGAGGAGAAGGCTATCATTTGGCCACTATTTTGAAACCTGTTAGTTTCCCATTTTGTGCAGTGGTTGCTCCTTGTGGTGATAACTTAGAG ATAGAAAGGCCAGTTTCCCCATATGAACTAGTGGAGATACTTCAAGGGACATTGGAGGATCAAGGACTGGCTTTTGGGAGTGATCGGgcaaagaaggaagaagaaaagagGCGGGTCGACAAGCGTTTAAGGGAAGAACAAGACATCGCATATCTTGCGGCTTTAAGGATTGACGAG GAAAAAGACAAGGGAAAGCTCAACAATCATCAAGAGAAGCTTAAACAAAAGACCATTTTCTCTTCAAATTCTCCAAATAATTCACAAACTGGAAATAAAGGAAGCATTGGTCAATCAACAAAG ATACTAATAAGGTTCCCCAATGGAGATAGGAGAGAAAAGAGTTTCATGAGCACAGATAAGATAGAAGCAATATTTGAATACATTGACTCATTAGGGTTGCATGGAATTGGAAAATACAGACTTATTTCGAGTTTTCCAAAGAAAGTGTATGGTGTTGAGCAAATGGGGATGACTCTTAAGGAAGCTGCCCTTATTCCCCAAGCCAGTCTTTTCTTTGAATTTCTTTGA
- the LOC124921630 gene encoding trihelix transcription factor GT-4-like, whose protein sequence is MFLPSKAQPIDFYKDDENDDEGEIPDMLIDVPASNGVQDMLEQQLLIADNNTSGDDSSHETNTTNPKKRALTWIEDETRILIGLRREIDSLFNTSKSNKHLWEQISSKIKDKGFDRSPSMCTYKWRNLLKEFKKGSIKMAYYKEIDEILNERNKNSVHYKNPNSTPKAYDDSFMQGIKEPCIFGPVEADARSLDHDHGDSLAIITDTSTDNGVPPIFYGRVISVKWGNYTKRIGIDGSADAIKEVINSSFRIRTKRAFWLEDEDNIVRALDRDMPLGNYTLHLDEGMMIKLVSSYVESELRMPVQTEDKTFYTEDDFCGFLSRRGWTCLREFNGFKDIDNIDDLCHGAMYRGV, encoded by the exons ATGTTCTTGCCTTCCAAGGCTCAgcctattgatttctataaagacGATGAAAACGACGACGAAGGCGAAATCCCCGATATGTTGATCGATGTTCCAGCTTCCAACGGGGTTCAAGATATGTTGGAGCAACAATTACTCATCGCTGACAATAACACCAGTGGCGATGATAGCAGTCACGAAACAAACACCACGAATCCAAAGAAACGTGCCTTGACCTGGATTGAAGACGAGACGCGAATCCTAATCGGTCTTAGACGAGAGATCGATTCGTTATTCAATACTTCCAAGTCGAATAAGCATTTATGGGAACAGATTTCTTCCAAGATTAAAGATAAGGGTTTTGATCGTTCGCCGTCAATGTGTACATACAAATGGCGGAACCTTCTTAAGGAGTTCAAGAAAGGATCGATTAAGATGGCGTATTACAAGGAAATTGATGAGATTCTTAATGAAAGAAACAAGAATTCTGTTCATTACAAGAACCCTAATTCAACTCCCAAGGCCTATGACGACTCTTTTATGCAAG GAATCAAAGAACCCTGTATTTTCGGACCTGTAGAAG CTGATGCCAGATCTTTAGATCATGATCATGGAGATTCTCTTGCGATTATTACTGACACGAGTACTGATAATGGTGTTCCGCCTATCTTTTATGGGAGGGTTATATCGGTGAAATGGGGGAACTATACTAAAAGGATAGGTATAGATGGAAGTGCTGATGCGATAAAAGAAGTTATTAATTCGTCGTTTAGGATAAGAACGAAGAGGGCGTTTTGGCTGGAAGATGAAGATAATATAGTTCGGGCACTGGATAGAGACATGCCTTTAGGGAACTACACTCTTCATCTTGACGAAGGGATGATGATTAAATTAGTGAGCAGCTATGTGGAATCGGAATTACGTATGCCTGTCCAAACGGAGGATAAGACTTTCTATACTGAAGATGATTTCTGCGGTTTCCTTTCTCGTCGAGGGTGGACTTGTTTGAGAGAATTTAACGGGTTTAAGGATATAGATAACATTGATGATCTTTGTCATGGCGCTATGTATCGTGGTGTGTGA
- the LOC124945859 gene encoding histone deacetylase 6-like isoform X1, whose amino-acid sequence MGESSIEGASLPSGPDAKKRRVTYFYEPSIGDYYYGQGHPMKPHRIRMAHSLIVHYSLHRRMEINRPFSAAPLDIRRFHNDDYVDFLASVSPETLHDHTHARNLKRFNVGEDCPVFDGLFPFCQSSAGGSIGAAVKINRQDADIAINWAGGLHHAKKSEASGFCYVNDIVLGILELLKVHKRVLYVDIDVHHGDGVEEAFYTTDRVMTVSFHKFGDFFPGTGHIRDIGVGAGKSYALNVPLNDGLDDDSFRSLFRPIMQKVMEVYQPEAIVLQCGADSLAGDRLGCFNLSVKGHADCLRYLRSFNVPLMILGGGGYTIRNVARCWCYETAIAVGVEPDNKLPYNEYYEYFGPDYTLHVEPSPMENLNSPKDLEKIRIMLLEQLSKLSHAPSVQFQNTPSSMEGPEEDEDEDSKMDRRPKCRIWNGDDYGSDADDDEDHPPSKRFNSGFQQQQTSMDVTDGVEDENMTE is encoded by the exons ATGGGAGAGTCTTCAATCGAAGGTGCTTCGCTTCCATCAGGGCCGGATGCAAAGAAGCGTAGGGTGACCTACTTCTACGAGCCATCGATTGGCGACTACTACTACGGACAGGGTCACCCGATGAAGCCCCATCGGATTCGCATGGCTCATAGTCTCATCGTCCACTACTCCCTTCACCGCCGTATGGAAATCAACCGTCCCTTCTCGGCCGCTCCACTCGACATCCGCCGATTTCACAACGACGATTACGTCGATTTCCTTGCCTCCGTCTCTCCAGAGACCCTTCACGATCATACTCACGCTCGTAATCTCAAGCGTTTCAATGTTGGTGAGGATTGCCCAGTCTTCGACGGGCTATTCCCTTTCTGCCAGTCTTCTGCTGGAGGATCCATCGGGGCTGCAGTTAAAATCAATCGACAAGATGCCGATATCGCGATTAACTGGGCTGGAGGTTTGCATCATGCTAAGAAGTCAGAGGCGTCGGGTTTTTGTTATGTGAATGATATCGTCCTCGGCATACTTGAGCTCTTGAAAGTTCATAAG CGTGTGTTATATGTGGACATTGACGTCCACCATGGAGATGGAGTTGAGGAGGCATTTTATACGACTGATAGAGTGATGACTGTGTCATTTCACAAGTTTGGCGATTTCTTCCCTGGAACTGGGCACATTAGAGATATTGGTGTAGGGGCTGGAAAATCGTATGCCTTAAATGTTCCCTTAAATGATGGGTTAGACGATGATAGCTTCCGCAGTTTATTCCGGCCTATCATGCAGAAGGTTATGGAGGTTTATCAGCCAGAGGCAATTGTTCTTCAATGCGGTGCAGACTCCCTTGCTGGAGATAGACTTGGATGCTTCAATCTGTCTGTAAAAGGCCATGCAGATTGCCTTCGTTATCTTAGGTCCTTCAATGTACCTCTTATGATTTTAGGTGGTGGAGGTTACACTATCAGGAACGTTGCCCGATGCTGGTGTTATGAG ACTGCAATTGCAGTTGGGGTGGAACCTGATAATAAGTTGCCTTACAATGAGTATTATGAGTACTTTGGCCCAGACTACACGCTTCATGTAGAGCCAAGCCCTATGGAGAATCTGAACTCACCCAAAGATTTGGAAAAAATAAG GATCATGCTACTTGAGCAACTTTCAAAATTGTCTCATGCACCCAGTGTGCAATTTCAGAATACACCCTCTTCGATGGAAGGCCCTGAAGAAGACGAG GATGAAGACAGTAAAATGGATAGAAGACCCAAGTGTCGCATATGGAATGGTGATGATTATGGATCTGACGCCGATGATGACGAGGACCATCCTCCAAGTAAACGATTCAACTCTGGCTTCCAGCAACAACAAACATCCAT GGATGTAACAGATGGAGTCGAAGATGAAAACATGACGGAATAG
- the LOC124945859 gene encoding histone deacetylase 6-like isoform X2 encodes MGESSIEGASLPSGPDAKKRRVTYFYEPSIGDYYYGQGHPMKPHRIRMAHSLIVHYSLHRRMEINRPFSAAPLDIRRFHNDDYVDFLASVSPETLHDHTHARNLKRFNVGEDCPVFDGLFPFCQSSAGGSIGAAVKINRQDADIAINWAGGLHHAKKSEASGFCYVNDIVLGILELLKVHKRVLYVDIDVHHGDGVEEAFYTTDRVMTVSFHKFGDFFPGTGHIRDIGVGAGKSYALNVPLNDGLDDDSFRSLFRPIMQKVMEVYQPEAIVLQCGADSLAGDRLGCFNLSVKGHADCLRYLRSFNVPLMILGGGGYTIRNVARCWCYETAIAVGVEPDNKLPYNEYYEYFGPDYTLHVEPSPMENLNSPKDLEKIRIMLLEQLSKLSHAPSVQFQNTPSSMEGPEEDEDEDSKMDRRPKCRIWNGDDYGSDADDDEDHPPSKRFNSGFQQQQTSIWSRR; translated from the exons ATGGGAGAGTCTTCAATCGAAGGTGCTTCGCTTCCATCAGGGCCGGATGCAAAGAAGCGTAGGGTGACCTACTTCTACGAGCCATCGATTGGCGACTACTACTACGGACAGGGTCACCCGATGAAGCCCCATCGGATTCGCATGGCTCATAGTCTCATCGTCCACTACTCCCTTCACCGCCGTATGGAAATCAACCGTCCCTTCTCGGCCGCTCCACTCGACATCCGCCGATTTCACAACGACGATTACGTCGATTTCCTTGCCTCCGTCTCTCCAGAGACCCTTCACGATCATACTCACGCTCGTAATCTCAAGCGTTTCAATGTTGGTGAGGATTGCCCAGTCTTCGACGGGCTATTCCCTTTCTGCCAGTCTTCTGCTGGAGGATCCATCGGGGCTGCAGTTAAAATCAATCGACAAGATGCCGATATCGCGATTAACTGGGCTGGAGGTTTGCATCATGCTAAGAAGTCAGAGGCGTCGGGTTTTTGTTATGTGAATGATATCGTCCTCGGCATACTTGAGCTCTTGAAAGTTCATAAG CGTGTGTTATATGTGGACATTGACGTCCACCATGGAGATGGAGTTGAGGAGGCATTTTATACGACTGATAGAGTGATGACTGTGTCATTTCACAAGTTTGGCGATTTCTTCCCTGGAACTGGGCACATTAGAGATATTGGTGTAGGGGCTGGAAAATCGTATGCCTTAAATGTTCCCTTAAATGATGGGTTAGACGATGATAGCTTCCGCAGTTTATTCCGGCCTATCATGCAGAAGGTTATGGAGGTTTATCAGCCAGAGGCAATTGTTCTTCAATGCGGTGCAGACTCCCTTGCTGGAGATAGACTTGGATGCTTCAATCTGTCTGTAAAAGGCCATGCAGATTGCCTTCGTTATCTTAGGTCCTTCAATGTACCTCTTATGATTTTAGGTGGTGGAGGTTACACTATCAGGAACGTTGCCCGATGCTGGTGTTATGAG ACTGCAATTGCAGTTGGGGTGGAACCTGATAATAAGTTGCCTTACAATGAGTATTATGAGTACTTTGGCCCAGACTACACGCTTCATGTAGAGCCAAGCCCTATGGAGAATCTGAACTCACCCAAAGATTTGGAAAAAATAAG GATCATGCTACTTGAGCAACTTTCAAAATTGTCTCATGCACCCAGTGTGCAATTTCAGAATACACCCTCTTCGATGGAAGGCCCTGAAGAAGACGAG GATGAAGACAGTAAAATGGATAGAAGACCCAAGTGTCGCATATGGAATGGTGATGATTATGGATCTGACGCCGATGATGACGAGGACCATCCTCCAAGTAAACGATTCAACTCTGGCTTCCAGCAACAACAAACATCCAT ATGGAGTCGAAGATGA
- the LOC124928810 gene encoding DEAD-box ATP-dependent RNA helicase 20-like yields MKRYDQRYSDASSYYRRRSDLSGPAMAPPNMVGLASNYGHGNVSGPYDTVERGSDVPGPGSYCGDRFSTFQPNIGGGFNIDRGGGGRGFDSGRGGMHGSGRGFDCGRSFNSGRNGGFDVRHSSRGRHRSRSKGELGSITLPKPDFGNLVPFEKNFYVESPAVVAMAGQEVMLYRKSREITVEGHDIPKPIRCFDEANFPGYCLEVISRLGFAEPTAIQSQGWPMALKGRDLIGIAETGSGKTLSYLLPALVHISAQPRLAHGEGPVALVLAPTRELAVQIQGEALKFGSSTDIRSTCIYGGASKGPQVRDLKRGVEIVIATPGRLIDMLISQHTNLKRVTYLVLDEADRMLDMGFEPQIRKIIAQIRPDRQTLYWSATWPKDVEKLARQFLCNPYKVIIGSLDLKANQSINQIVEVVTDEEKYDRLIRLLKEIMDGSRILIFVETKKGCDQVTRQLRMDGWSALAIHGDKNQGERDRVLAEFKTGQSPIMIATDVAARGLDVKDIKCVINYDFPASLEDYVHRIGRTGRAGASGTAFTFFKHANAKFAKGLSKILQDARQIVPPPLSALAQPSGSTAAEGSFRSRGRGVGSGSLSQVSGSNKITSS; encoded by the exons ATGAAGCGCTACGATCAGAGATACTCGGACGCTTCTTCTTATTATAGGCGACGAAG TGACTTGTCGGGGCCAGCGATGGCGCCTCCTAACATGGTTGGACTGGCCTCCAACTATGGGCATGGAAATGTTTCTGGTCCGTACGATACTGTGGAAAGAGGGTCAGATGTACCTGGTCCGGGATCATATTGTGGTGACAGGTTTTCAACTTTTCAGCCTAACATTGGAGGTGGGTTTAACATTGACAGGGGTGGAGGAGGAAGGGGATTTGATTCTGGCCGTGGGGGCATGCATGGTTCTGGAAGAGGTTTTGATTGTGGTAGAAGTTTCAACAGTGGGAGAAATGGCGGTTTTGATGTTCGCCATAGTTCTAGGGGTAGACATCGCAGCAGGTCGAAAGGTGAGTTGGGCAGTATTACCCTTCCAAAGCCGGATTTTGGCAACTTGGTCCCATTTGAGAAGAACTTCTATGTGGAGAGTCCAGCTGTGGTGGCAATGGCCGGGCAGGAGGTTATGCTTTATCGTAAATCTCGTGAAATTACAGTTGAAGGTCATGATATTCCAAAGCCAATTCGTTGTTTTGATGAGGCAAACTTTCCTG GTTACTGTCTTGAAGTTATTTCTAGGCTAGGGTTTGCTGAACCGACTGCTATTCAATCTCAAGGATGGCCGATGGCCTTGAAAGGGAGAGATTTGATAGGCATTGCTGAGACTGGTTCAGGGAAAACACTGTCATATTTGTTGCCTGCTTTAGTTCATATTAGCGCCCAACCTCGTTTAG CACATGGTGAAGGTCCTGTTGCTCTGGTATTGGCTCCTACTAGAGAATTAGCGGTTCAAATTCAGGGAGAAGCACTTAAGTTTGGATCATCTACGGATATTAGAAGCACCTGCATTTATGGAGGGGCTTCAAAAGGACCTCAAGTTCGTGATCTTAAAAGAG GTGTTGAAATTGTAATTGCTACACCAGGACGGCTGATAGATATGTTGATATCTCAACATACAAACTTGAAGAGGGTGACTTACTTGGTTTTAGATGAAGCTGATCGAATGCTGGATATGGGTTTTGAGCCTCAAATCAGGAAAATTATTGCCCAA ATCCGACCTGACAGGCAGACATTGTATTGGAGTGCCACATGGCCAAAGGATGTGGAGAAACTAGCTAGACAATTTCTATGCAATCCATACAAG GTAATTATTGGTTCCCTAGATCTCAAAGCAAATCAGTCTATAAACCAGATTGTAGAAGTAGTAACTGACGAAGAGAAATACGACAG ATTAATTAGATTGCTGAAAGAAATAATGGATGGGAGCAGGATACTTATTTTTGTTGAGACCAAAAAAGGATGTGATCAAGTTACGAGGCAACTGAGAATGGATGGATGGTCAGCGTTGGCTATCCATGGCGATAAAAATCAGGGTGAAAGAGATAGGGTCTTAGCCGAATTTAAAACTGGCCAGAGCCCTATCATGATTGCCACCGATGTTGCTGCACGTGGTCTTG ACGTGAAGGACATAAAATGCGTGATCAACTATGACTTTCCAGCAAGTCTGGAAGATTATGTTCATAGGATAGGACGTACTGGACGTGCAGGTGCGAGTGGAACAGCCTTTACATTCTTCAAACATGCGAATGCAAAGTTCGCCAAAGGTCTCTCTAAGATCCTACAAGATGCTCGACAAATAGTTCCTCCACCATTATCTGCTTTGGCACAACCATCTGGTTCAACTGCAGCAGAAG GAAGCTTCCGCTCTAGGGGAAGAGGTGTCGGAAGTGGTAGCTTATCCCAAGTATCGGGATCTAACAAGATCACTAGTTCATAA
- the LOC124945891 gene encoding oleosin H2-like translates to MAETRGTPEYDRQHRLTDPIKSILPTNEKGGSGGFGGVSGSKILAVVTLLPLGGFLLFLSGLILAGTLMAIAFSTPPFIIFSPVLVPAAFTIAFSIGGFLTSGAFGITALSALSWMLNYLRGSRVPEQLEYAKRRAQEAAGQVGQKVKEAGQKAQDTAVRG, encoded by the coding sequence ATGGCCGAAACAAGGGGAACTCCAGAGTACGACAGGCAACACCGTCTCACCGATCCCATAAAGTCCATCCTCCCGACCAACGAAAAGGGCGGCAGCGGCGGCTTCGGAGGCGTATCTGGAAGCAAGATCTTAGCTGTGGTAACCCTACTCCCATTAGGAGGGTTTCTCCTCTTCCTTTCCGGCCTAATACTGGCCGGAACCCTAATGGCAATCGCCTTCTCCACCCCACCGTTCATAATCTTCAGTCCCGTCCTGGTCCCAGCCGCTTTTACCATCGCCTTCTCTATCGGGGGATTTCTGACGTCGGGAGCGTTTGGAATAACCGCACTGTCGGCTCTGTCGTGGATGCTGAACTATCTACGTGGATCCCGCGTGCCGGAACAGCTGGAATATGCGAAGAGACGGGCTCAGGAAGCGGCGGGTCAAGTTGGACAGAAAGTTAAGGAGGCTGGACAGAAAGCTCAGGACACTGCAGTAAGGGGTTAA
- the LOC124945875 gene encoding plant UBX domain-containing protein 10-like isoform X1, whose translation MANPVPSINGIVRRMVNIPRTLLGEMSRMMDDLMGTQGQWRTNQFIQPNSSNVLPFQHPSLAPVSEQWDFLTTFEQQYGTFHPFFYACKFHNVLKMAQDEQRLIFIYLHSPDHHHSFATNFCRQTLCHELAVEFLDANFISWGGIASRGEGYHLATILKPVSFPFCAVVAPCGDNLEVLQQIERPVSPYELVEILQGTLEDQGLAFGSDRAKKEEEKRRVDKRLREEQDIAYLAALRIDEEKDKGKLNNHQEKLKQKTIFSSNSPNNSQTGNKGSIGQSTKILIRFPNGDRREKSFMSTDKIEAIFEYIDSLGLHGIGKYRLISSFPKKVYGVEQMGMTLKEAALIPQASLFFEFL comes from the exons ATGGCCAACCCCGTCCCTTCCATAAACGGGATAGTTCGTCGAATGGTGAACATCCCAAGAACTCTTTTAGGAGAAATGTCAAGAATGATGGATGATCTCATGGGAACACAAGGCCAGTGGAGAACAAACCAATTCATCCAACCAAATTCCTCTAATGTATTACCATTTCAACATCCTTCTCTAGCCCCGGTTTCAGAGCAATGGGATTTTCTAACCACATTTGAGCAACAATATGGAACCTTCCATCCTTTCTTTTACGCGTGCAAGTTTCATAATGTTCTAAAGATGGCTCAAGACGAACAACGATTGATTTTTATATACCTTCACTCGCCCGATCATCATCACTCTTTCGCTACAAATTTCTGTAGGCAGACTTTATGTCATGAGTTGGCGGTTGAGTTTCTTGACGCAAACTTTATCTCATGGGGCGGGATTGCTAGTCGAGGAGAAGGCTATCATTTGGCCACTATTTTGAAACCTGTTAGTTTCCCATTTTGTGCAGTGGTTGCTCCTTGTGGTGATAACTTAGAGGTGCTTCAACAG ATAGAAAGGCCAGTTTCCCCATATGAACTAGTGGAGATACTTCAAGGGACATTGGAGGATCAAGGACTGGCTTTTGGGAGTGATCGGgcaaagaaggaagaagaaaagagGCGGGTCGACAAGCGTTTAAGGGAAGAACAAGACATCGCATATCTTGCGGCTTTAAGGATTGACGAG GAAAAAGACAAGGGAAAGCTCAACAATCATCAAGAGAAGCTTAAACAAAAGACCATTTTCTCTTCAAATTCTCCAAATAATTCACAAACTGGAAATAAAGGAAGCATTGGTCAATCAACAAAG ATACTAATAAGGTTCCCCAATGGAGATAGGAGAGAAAAGAGTTTCATGAGCACAGATAAGATAGAAGCAATATTTGAATACATTGACTCATTAGGGTTGCATGGAATTGGAAAATACAGACTTATTTCGAGTTTTCCAAAGAAAGTGTATGGTGTTGAGCAAATGGGGATGACTCTTAAGGAAGCTGCCCTTATTCCCCAAGCCAGTCTTTTCTTTGAATTTCTTTGA